In Populus nigra chromosome 10, ddPopNigr1.1, whole genome shotgun sequence, the following proteins share a genomic window:
- the LOC133704061 gene encoding exocyst complex component EXO70H1-like, with product MVRSETPKSVAARRGMLAHFFASSKTRSFSSSFSTLSTPSSSSHKLSKSVTEKTIEKAELIITKWDPNSSSITRVTSLFHGNRDEAEDFLSSVRDLRRAMHTLVSEHSTSVMLALSQKLMEMAMARLQKEFYQILAATRDQLDPESISVRSPDGSIEDENELGSEEEFKTAGESITNVVRVVAVAMSDLKSIADCMISSGYSIECVKIYKLVRKSVVDEGLYLLGIEKFRSSRIHKMNWEALEHMIKSWMNAVIAVKTLLSGEKALCDHVFSASQTIKESCFSEITKGAINLFRFPVHVAKCKKLPERIFPLMELYEAVSDLQPEVELIFNSESTSDIKLQVVSSLHGLGESIRAILSDFVSTIQNDSSKTLIVGGGIHPLTQKVTSYISSLADYSRILSDIVSDSPPPRDTALPEAYFESPTSDSGLTPAVSVHLAWLLFVLLCKLDRKAEVYKDMSLSYLFLANNVQIVLDKVCTTHLNVLLGEDWVFKHAKKVIQYASTYETMAWGKVFSSLPDINSPPLSPEEAKECFQRFNAAFEEAYKKQISWVVPDRKLRDELKVSIAKELIPAYREFYDTHRMMLRENNFEMFVRFTPDDLGNYIAHLFHGTALSGSSPPPTPR from the coding sequence ATGGTTCGGTCCGAGACTCCGAAGAGCGTTGCAGCAAGAAGAGGGATGTTAGCCCACTTTTTTGCATCCTCTAAAACACGCTCGTTTTCCTCTTCATTTTCAACCCTTTCCACTCCTTCCTCCTCTTCCCACAAGCTCTCCAAATCCGTGACGGAGAAAACTATAGAAAAGGCTGAATTGATCATCACCAAATGGGACCCGAACTCTTCATCTATCACCAGAGTCACCTCCCTCTTCCACGGTAACAGAGATGAAGCCGAAGATTTTCTCTCAAGTGTCAGGGACTTGCGTCGAGCAATGCACACATTAGTCTCTGAGCATTCCACCTCTGTTATGCTTGCGCTTTCTCAGAAACTCATGGAAATGGCCATGGCAAGACTCCAAAAAGAATTCTATCAGATATTGGCTGCAACACGCGATCAACTGGATCCAGAGTCTATTTCAGTTCGATCACCGGATGGCTCGATCGAAGATGAGAATGAGCTTGGATCGGAAGAAGAGTTCAAAACAGCCGGTGAGTCCATCACTAATGTGGTGAGAGTCGTAGCAGTTGCCATGTCAGATCTCAAATCTATAGCTGATTGTATGATAAGTTCTGGCTACAGCATTGAGTGTGTCAAAATATACAAACTTGTCAGAAAATCAGTAGTAGATGAAGGATTGTATCTGCTAGGAAtcgaaaaattcaggtcttctCGAATTCACAAAATGAATTGGGAAGCACTCGAGCATATGATAAAGAGCTGGATGAATGCAGTGATTGCTGTAAAAACACTCCTTAGTGGAGAAAAAGCTCTCTGTGATCATGTGTTTTCGGCATCTCAAACAATCAAGGAATCATGCTTTTCTGAGATAACCAAAGGAGCAATAAATCTATTTAGATTTCCTGTGCATGTAGCCAAGTGCAAGAAATTGCCAGAGAGGATTTTCCCGCTGATGGAACTCTACGAAGCAGTCTCTGATCTCCAGCCAGAGGTAGAGTTGATTTTCAACTCTGAATCAACCTCAGATATTAAACTGCAAGTTGTTTCATCACTACATGGACTTGGCGAGTCAATCCGTGCCATTCTTTCTGACTTTGTATCAACAATTCAAAACGACTCGTCAAAAACTCTAATCGTGGGTGGTGGGATTCACCCACTGACCCAAAAGGTTACGAGTTACATATCTTCACTTGCAGATTACAGCAGGATTCTCTCTGACATTGTTTCCGATTCTCCACCACCAAGGGATACAGCTTTGCCTGAAGCTTACTTCGAGAGTCCAACCTCTGATTCCGGTTTAACACCAGCAGTTTCAGTGCACCTAGCTTGGCTCTTATTTGTCCTTTTATGCAAGCTTGATAGGAAAGCAGAAGTGTACAAAGATATGTCCTTGTCATACCTATTCCTAGCTAACAATGTTCAGATTGTCCTCGACAAGGTCTGTACGACTCACCTTAACGTGCTTCTCGGTGAAGATTGGGTGTTCAAGCATGCCAAGAAGGTTATACAATATGCTTCCACCTATGAAACAATGGCATGGGGTAAGGTATTCTCATCTCTACCAGACATAAATTCTCCACCACTATCACCTGAAGAAGCAAAGGAATGCTTTCAGAGGTTTAACGCAGCTTTTGAAGAAGCATACAAGAAACAAATATCATGGGTTGTGCCAGATAGGAAGTTGAGGGATGAATTGAAGGTGTCAATTGCGAAGGAACTTATACCAGCATACAGAGAGTTTTATGACACGCACAGGATGATGTTGCGGGAGAATAATTTTGAGATGTTTGTAAGGTTCACGCCTGACGATCTTGGGAATTACATCGCGCATTTGTTTCATGGAACTGCCCTTTCAGGCAGCTCCCCACCTCCTACTCCGCGATAA
- the LOC133705989 gene encoding probable pectate lyase 4 — translation MATLPYADVDSSLRAMAGRAEGFGRFSIGGLHGPLYSVTTLADDGPGSLREGCRRQEPLWIVFEVSGTINLVSQLSVSSYKTIDGRGQRIKVAGKGLRLKECEHVIVCNLEFEGGRGHDIDGIQIKPNSRHIWIDRCSLRDYDDGLIDITRQSTDITVSRCYFAQHDKTMLIGADASHVGDRCIRVTIHHCFFNGTRQRHPRLRFGKVHLYNNYTRNWGIYAVCASVEAQIYSQCNIYEAGQKKKTFEFYTEKAADRQGASSGLIRSEGDVLLNGAQSCLLQGVGENCVFHPGEYYPTWTLESPLDSLKDVLQICTGWQSIPRPAGM, via the exons ATGGCCACGCTGCCTTACGCTGACGTGGATTCCAGCTTGAGAGCCATGGCCGGTCGAGCAGAAGGGTTTGGCCGGTTCTCCATCGGTGGCCTCCACGGTCCTCTCTACTCTGTCACCACCTTGGCTG aTGATGGGCCAGGATCACTACGAGAGGGTTGCAGGAGACAAGAACCATTGTGGATTGTTTTCGAGGTTTCTGGTACAATTAATCTTGTGTCACAATTAAGCGTGTCATCTTATAAAACAATAGATGGCAGAGGTCAAAGAATTAAGGTTGCAGGTAAAGGATTAAGATTGAAAGAATGTGAACACGTAATTGTCTGTAACCTGGAATTTGAAGGTGGTAGAGGACATGATATTGATGGCATCCAAATAAAGCCTAATTCTAGACATATTTGGATTGATCGATGTAGTCTTCGTGATTATGATGATGGTCTTATTGATATTACCAGACAAAGCACTGATATCACTGTTTCAAG GTGTTATTTTGCACAACATGACAAGACAATGCTGATTGGAGCAGATGCATCTCATGTTGGTGATAGATGCATAAGAGTGACAattcatcattgtttttttaatggaacaAGGCAAAGACATCCGCGTCTTAGATTCGGGAAAGTTCATTTGTACAACAACTATACAAGGAATTGGGGAATTTATGCTGTTTGTGCAAGTGTAGAAGCCCAG ATATATTCTCAATGCAATATATATGAAGCAGGACAGAAGAAAAAGACTTTTGAATTTTACACAGAAAAG GCGGCAGACAGACAAGGGGCTAGTTCTGGTTTAATAAGATCTGAAGGAGATGTATTGCTGAATGGAGCTCAATCATGCTTATTACAAGGTGTTGGAGAAAACTGTGTGTTCCATCCAGGTGAATATTATCCAACTTGGACCCTGGAGTCCCCCTTGGATTCTCTGAAAGATGTCCTCCAAATCTGCACTGGTTGGCAATCTATTCCTCGACCAGCAGGGATGTAG